The following proteins are encoded in a genomic region of Novipirellula caenicola:
- a CDS encoding D-glucuronyl C5-epimerase family protein yields the protein MNNSDAMVQSEIAYLFGRIAQHEERDRGYWLDRMRRAGRAFDLFVSEGGLMYYEGDNEENWYVAAGPFERRPRFALNVMLLSLEFMHCIARFLDSDASHVTNWQRRIDRGIRLLGRTQYNRVTLDDFHIANHFGPGKHWSYYGFHWSDDAGDYLRSGPAWENYHRIHARTLRTLKSYDSRGTLATYYDSWKWALTDTFVEDGGTYVNREQSDAQERRSQAD from the coding sequence ATGAACAATTCTGATGCGATGGTCCAATCGGAGATTGCGTACCTCTTTGGACGCATCGCTCAACATGAGGAGCGTGACAGGGGATATTGGCTGGACCGAATGAGGCGAGCCGGAAGGGCATTTGACCTTTTCGTTAGCGAAGGCGGGCTAATGTACTACGAGGGTGATAACGAAGAGAATTGGTATGTGGCGGCGGGACCGTTCGAACGGCGCCCACGCTTTGCACTAAATGTCATGCTGTTGTCGCTCGAGTTCATGCACTGTATAGCAAGATTCTTGGACTCTGATGCAAGCCATGTGACGAACTGGCAACGCAGAATCGACCGCGGTATCCGATTGCTCGGGAGGACGCAGTACAACCGTGTGACACTTGATGACTTTCACATTGCGAACCATTTCGGACCGGGAAAACATTGGAGCTATTATGGGTTCCATTGGAGTGATGACGCTGGCGACTACTTGAGAAGCGGTCCGGCTTGGGAAAACTATCATCGCATTCACGCCAGAACGCTTCGCACCTTGAAGTCATATGATAGTCGCGGAACTCTCGCAACTTACTACGACTCATGGAAATGGGCATTGACGGACACCTTCGTCGAAGACGGCGGCACTTATGTGAATCGCGAACAATCGGATGCGCAGGAGCGGCGAAGTCAGGCGGATTAA